In Pseudophryne corroboree isolate aPseCor3 chromosome 3 unlocalized genomic scaffold, aPseCor3.hap2 SUPER_3_unloc_39, whole genome shotgun sequence, a genomic segment contains:
- the LOC134984150 gene encoding oocyte zinc finger protein XlCOF6-like, whose product MVSQDSEITDNDSRQDSPGDNPIIPIIHPALSADPPDPGKCSPDHSDIGASVTALTVDTEFPCSVDAKCFTQNTKLITHHPAKAGERPLICSECGKCFACNSNLATHQRSHSGEKLFSCSECGKCFAFKSVLVTHQRSHTGEKPFSCSECGKCFTQKSGLVTHQSSHTGEKPYSCSECGKCFTQKSALVTHQSSHTGEKPFSCSECRKCFPRKSALVAHQRSHTGEKPFSCSECGKCFAFKSVLVTHQRSHTGEKPFSCSECGKCFTQKSALVTHQSSHTGEKPFSCSECRKCFPRKSALVAHRRNHSGEKPFSCSECGKCFAFKSVLVTHQRSHSGEKPFSCSECGKCFAFKSVLGRHQRSHTGEKPYSCSECGKCFAFKSHFDIHQHTHTVEKPYSCSECRKCFARKSDLVTHQRSHTGEKPFSCSECGKCFAFKSHFVIHQHTHTGEKPFPCSECGKCFARKSDLVKHQRSHTGEKPYSCSECGKCFTQKSVLVTHQSSHTGEKPFSCSECRKCFPRKSDLVAHQRSHTGERPFPCYECGKCFTHKSALVRHQRNHTGEKPYFCSECGKCFARKSHLVLHQRSHTGEKPYSCSVCGKCFAYKSNLVTHQRSHTGEKPFSCCERNKSALVEHIRHYPNTEPFTSSGV is encoded by the coding sequence atggtaTCCCAGGATTCTGAAAtaacagataatgacagtagacaggattctccaggagataaccccattatcccaattatacatccagctctatcagctgatccccctgatcctgggaaatgttctcctgatcactctgatattggtgcatctgttacagctctgacagtagatacagagtttccctgttctgtagatgccaaatgttttacacagaacacaaagcttattacccatcatccagctaaggcaggtgagaggccactgatatgttctgaatgtgggaaatgttttgcatgcaactcaaatcttgctacacatcagagaagtcactcaggtgagaagctgttttcctgttctgagtgtgggaaatgttttgcatttaaatcagttcttgttacacatcagagaagtcacacaggtgagaagccgttttcctgttctgagtgtgggaaatgttttacacagaaatcaggtcttgttacacatcagagtagtcacacaggtgagaagccgtattcctgttctgagtgtgggaaatgtttcacacagaaatcagctcttgttacacatcagagtagtcacacaggtgagaagccattttcctgttctgagtgtaggaaatgttttccacggaaatcagctcttgttgcacatcagagaagtcacacaggtgagaagccgttttcctgttctgagtgtgggaaatgtttcgcatttaaatcagttcttgttacacatcagagaagtcacacaggtgagaagccgttttcctgttctgagtgtgggaaatgttttacacagaaatcagctcttgttacacatcagagtagtcacacaggtgagaagccattttcctgttctgagtgtaggaaatgttttccacggaaatcagctcttgttgcacatcgGAGAAatcactcaggtgagaagccgttttcctgttctgagtgtgggaaatgtttcgcatttaaatcagttcttgttacacatcagagaagtcactcaggtgagaagccgttttcctgttctgagtgtgggaaatgtttcgcatttaaatcagttcttggtagacatcagagaagtcacacaggtgagaagccgtattcctgttctgagtgtgggaaatgttttgcattcaaatcacattttgatattcatcagcatactcacacagttgagaagccgtattcctgttctgagtgtaggaaatgttttgcacggaaatcagatcttgttacacatcagagaagtcacacaggtgagaagccgttttcctgttctgagtgtgggaaatgttttgcattcaaatcacattttgttattcatcagcatactcacacaggtgagaagccatttccatgttctgagtgtgggaaatgttttgcacggaaatcagatcttgttaaacatcagagaagtcacacaggtgagaagccgtattcctgttctgagtgtgggaaatgttttacacagaaatcagttcttgttacacatcagagtagtcacacaggtgagaagccattttcctgttctgagtgtaggaaatgttttccacggaaatcagatcttgttgcacatcagagaagtcacacaggtgagaggccatttccatgttatgagtgtgggaaatgttttacacataaatcagctcttgttagacatcagagaaatcacacaggtgagaagccatacttctgttctgagtgtgggaaatgttttgcacggaaatcacatcttgttctacatcagagaagtcatacaggtgagaagccgtattcctgttctgtgtgtgggaaatgttttgcatataaatcaaatcttgttacacatcagaggagtcacacaggtgaaaagccattttcatgctgtgagagaaataaatccgctcttgttgaacatattagacattacccaaatacggaaccatttacatcttctggagtataa